GAGAGCAGCCCCACCCAGAGCCCACAGAACCCGACCCCGACCCGAACCCGAGTCCGATCGCCGCCGGCATCCCCACCAGGTAGAAGGCGCCCAGGTTGACGTTTGCGGCTGTGCAAGGTCGCGCGCACCCCCGCAGCACGCCGCACCCGACGGTCTGCGGGCAGTTGCCGAGCTCGCACAGCCCGAGGATCGGCAGCGCCGCCGACACCAGCCGCAGGATCGTCTCGTCCTGGGTGAACATGCGTCCCCACGTGTCCCGCATGGCCCACGAGAACGCCGCCGCGCACATCCCCATCCCTGCCGCGAGGGCCCCCGCCACCGCGGAGGAGAGCCGAGCCCCGGCCGGCCGGTCCGCGCCGAGCTCGTTCCCGACGCGGGTCGACACGGCGAAGCCGAGCGAGGACGGGAACACGTAGAGCAGCGAGGTGGTCTGGATCAGGATCCCCATGGCGGCCACGGCCGACTTCGGGTCCGCCAGCAGCCCGCACAGCACGATCATGATCTCGTACCACCACCATTCGAGGCAGACTGAGACGCAGCTCGGCCCGGCGAGCCGGAGCAGTGGCCGCCACCCGGCAAAGCAGTCCCAGCCGGGGCTCCTCCACGTTGGCTCGTGCAGCCGCGCCGCCCACACGTAAACCACGAGCGCGATGAGGGCGAAGGCGTTCGAGGCGGCCGACCCGGCGGCGACTCCGGCCACgccgaggcggaggcggcggacgAGGAAGAGGTTGACGGGGACGTGGAAGATCGTGCCGAGGAGGGAGGCTAACGTGAGGGGGTGGGTGATGCCCTGAGCGCGGAGGTAAATGCGGATTGGGTGGAGGAAGGAGTTGGTGAGGAGGTCGGGGAGGGAGAAGAGGAGATACGTGTGGGCAATGCGGGTGATGCTGGGGTCCTGACGCAAGTAGATGAGGACCCTCTGCATGTTGAGCCAGAGGAGGGAGATGGGGACGGAGCAGGCGAGGAGGAAGACGACGGAGCGGTGGAGGGTGACGGCGAGCAGCTTCGGGCGGCGGGCCCCGAAGGCCTGCGAGCAGAGCGGCTCCATGCCGAGGGCCAGCCCGGAGAGCACCGAGTAGCCCGTGATGTTGGCGAAGGCGATGGCGAGGGACCCGGCGGCGAGCTCGGTGTCGCCGAGGCGGCCGAGGAAGATCATGGACAGGGCGGAGCGGGAGTAGAGGATGAGCGCGGTGAGGGCGATGGGGAGGGCGAGCGCCAACAGGGACCTGGCCTCCGCGACGGAGGGGAACGAGGTGGTGGCCTCGTCGGGCTCCGGGGACTCTTCTTGCTTCACGccggggagggagaggaggtcGAGTAAGAGATGGGTctgcggcagcggcggcggcggctgcgcgGCCCTCTCAGGCTCCGGGGACTCTTCTTGCTTCCCGgcggggagggagaggaggtcGAGCAAGAGATGGGTCGGCGGCGGCAGCTGCGTGGCCTTCTCGGCCGTGGCCACGGAGGTGCCCGGGTTGCACATTTCTCGGTGCGCGACGATTgaacgatgatgatgatgatgatgaattcaAGATGGGGCCAAATCCAATCTCAACACTCAGTGTTTCGCCGCTCGGATTCGAAACTCTCTGCTCACAAGTTCAAGAACttacagagagagggagggagggagggagagagaaagagagagagagatactcTCGTGGAGAGCACTCTGTTTTTCTGCTTTCTGTTTCTGCTGCAGTTGCAGCAGTTGATGTTATGTATGGATGTGGGGGGAAAGCTTGAGGCTTTGCTCTGCCCTTTTACTTCGCAAAGACAGATGGGATTTGGGGAGGGAAGATTGATCTTTCCGTAGTCGAGGGAGAAGTTATTAAATAGACGAGTATGTTGGTGGggtttcctatttttttttttttttttatattccttttctttattttttttttttgctttgtttttttttgggtgctcattttgaatttctttcttcgGACCCTTTTTTAAGGTTCCTTCACGAGATGAATATTTATTGAGAGATTTTTGTGAAAAGATATTTACCccatttgtcttttttatttctttactaAATGGCTGAGTATAGGTTTGTTTTGAGACTTTCTTATGTGGTAACATGTCAGATTCTGAATAAGGTCCAATTTCCCATACCCACAAGTTAAAACTAAAAGTGGCCTTCTTAGGCTCCgtttaattccataaaaaaatgtaaattttgaaatataattactcatatcacttaaaataattagtcaataaataatattattatggatgattaaaaaaattcattcattcattttagtAAGTGATACAAGCAataatctttttgaaaaatatttctaaaatcattcatttttcagtaAAACAAACATATCTTTATTGAGAGATCGATTTGTTCCATTGGAAAGAGTTTTGAGTTTACTCTTTACATATATttcatttcaaataattcaattttcaaagcaCCAACAAAAGATTGTAAAGAATTTCCCCCGAAACGAAATGGTAAAGAGCCATATTAATATTCAATGGGACAATAGTGTCGCCTTTTTCTTTCAAACGACAGTGTGAATGTTGACCAATGAACTAGAAGAAGGGCATCATGGTCTTGTGTTCAAATCGCCTCCAACCGGAAAAGATTGCCTTTCCATTTACGAATAGATATGATCCGGAAAAGATTGATTTCTTAGAGCGTTCCCATCATCAATTATTTTGACCAGAGAAAAGGCTTGTTTTGCGGGCAGCTAAGATGTTGGGTTACCAACGGGCATTCATAACTTGATCGAATTCCATGTAAAAAGTGTGACTAAACACGCCTTGAATTCGGGGAAAGAGTTAGCAAATTCTGTGCAAAAAATAATCAGTTCCAAAAAAAGCATTTACTATATGGTTTTTTAACAACCGCACTGCGATCTGACGTGACAGTCCACATTTACTTAGGTCCAGTCAACAACTTGCTTTGCTTTAATCAAAGTTCTCTTTTTCCATCATAAAGGGCGATTTTTTCATCGCTTTCTAAATTATAATTGGGGGCCTCTCTAGaaagctaaaataaaaattggcacGCGATTTTAAAGCATTTGATTTGACATATTGTTTAGTGATggtttgctttttttcttcttcttcttcttcttcttcttttttctcaaaattttttgaCCAATATCTAAGCAGTATTgtctttttattcaatttgaaaatatGATTAATACAACGAAAAAAAACTGCAAACCATGTCCACTGTGATATAAatatgctgatttttttttttgtattaccaaaaattctaaactcgCCCATTGTGATGCATATACCCTAACATTTTTTGTgttataaaaatcccaaacttatactAATGTGATATATACATCCTAGATGGAACTGAAATAAATGATTATATGTCATACATATATAACTTTGGTTTTGATCTCAACACAAAAAAATTACGATATTTATGTCACAGTAGATATAATTTAAAGTCTTAGGCCACTTTAATATAATAGTCATGTTTGATAGGcttgacacaaaaaaagaaaaaaagaaaaagaaattcgcAATAATCTCTATAAAGAAATGCAAATTGGCATGTTTTTAAAGTGTTATAATAATTCATGTCATGTTGGATAGGCTTGGCGATGTCATCACATTATTCTTCAGGATTAAAAAAATGTTGGCAATTATCGAAATATCCATATAATGCGAAAAATATCGGatttaaattatacatttatAATTTTCCGTAGACAAAATCCAACTGTCCCGTCGGACGAGCTTTCACTTGAGCAAAGATGTCcgcaaaaataaacaaaagaatataatatgCCAAAACGGTACGCGGCTGGGTGTTTTGTTTGCCCCTCCAGGATACTTTAACGTTAGAAAACGCCGTCCTCCTCACGTAATAGCAAATcgtgaaaaagcaaaaaatcatcacatttgagaattttcatAACCACAAGTTTTGCTATTTGCAAAAAGATAACAAGACTGAAAAAAAACCccaatttcattttaatacagTGCCAGAAAGTAACTTGTTTGTGAATTATTAATTTCCACTACATTgtaatttccaatttttgaaaaataattgaacACATTTAAGGGACGTTTGCTTTGTGagatataaacaatttttaaatcgCAAATTTGGCTCTTTCCAAAAAGATAACGAGTCTGAAAAACCACATTTTCGTTTCATATACCgctaaaattattttgtttgtgaattatttttctcttccaaatttcggaaaataatttaataCATTAAGCGTGCGTCTGTTTTGTGAGATACAAACAATTTagatgaaatttttctaaatccCTCAATGAAATGGGtgacaaatttttgttcccacCTTCGACAAAATTGTACAAGGATAGCTTGTTATTAACaaaagcattttccaaaaactATATAAATGACGAAAGTTAGGAAAAAAATCTATTCTAAATTACGTATTTTCCTGCGTCCTTTGGTATTTCTCTCCTAGTTTTGCATGGCGAGGTAGCAGGTGTGAACATGGAAGGTCACATGCAGTCAAAATctacgtgagagagagagatggagagagagagagacggagagccAACTGGTAACGTGCCGCGAGGACAAATTGCAGAGCAGAGCACAGCGAGTCTCACTGGTTTGGAAAGCGAACTCGGGTACGTGATCGACGGGAataatcaagagagagagagagaaggagagggagggagagagggagggagggaacaCGCAAGACGACGGTCAAGTCTCGTTGGTTTTTTCGAGAACAGATGGAAGGAAGGAGACACGTCCCCCACCGTACCCCATTCATTTAGCGTCcccccacttctctctctctctctgaccgTCTCTGTCGTGTTGAGTTGTGAGCAAATTGACTGTTGTTGTCGTCTTCCCCCCCCCGCCGCGCCCGTCTCCCTCGAGCCACTGttcgcttttttctttttagccttCCGCAGCGGGGAAAAACAAACAGCGTGACATTGTTGCTGTGTCGGggttcttttgttttctggCGCAGGATCGAGCAGAAGAAAgaaacgaagagagagagagagagagagagagagagagagggagaggggggggCTTGCTTTGTGTGTGGAGATGAGAAGGGTTGACGACCCCACGGCCACAGGATTCGCAAGAAGAAGCCACCACCGTTCTGACACGAGAGTCAGAGGCTCTGTTGTGTGTCCACCACAGCCACTTAAAACCATTTCTGGGGCAGCGGGGTGTGTGTTTCTATAACGGGAGCCCCTGCGATGCGCGTTCCACCCTTCCGTGGACGCATCCGAATTTCAATGACCCCTCGCGGGTCCCCCcaacctcctcttcttctctttctcccccTTAATATTATAACGCTCTGAAAGTGTTCGACAGAGAGCtaccatctttctctctctctctctctctctctctctctttctgtagCAGAATCTCAGGCCCTCGAACAGCTAGCAGATGTGATATGAATTCGAGGGGGACCTGTTCGCAAGGACGGAGTCCTTTGGCTCGTCCTAAAAACCCTGATCAAACGCACGCGTCGGGTGAAAGTGCTCCACCACCGAATAAGTCCTCGTCCACATTCCCTTTCTTTCATTCATTCCTGGgaaagtgaaagagaaaagaaaaaaacacagagTACAGATTTCCGTCCTGATACGACCGGGCGATAAGTTGCCTCGATATGGACGGGCTACCTTGCTCATGATTAGATTTTAACTCATGCATAGCCATGCGCATTTTAACTGCGGGTGGTCGtaatgaaattaaatttatgaTCATGTAggtatttcgtttttttttttttttttttatgatgatccAGGGAATCCGCGTACCGTACAAATACGGACAGTCTCGATAGGCCCGGGGTGACGGGGGTAAACCCTGGGGCCTCACGGAAGACCCACCACCCCCGTGGAACGGATAAGACGCCAAGCGTCTCCACGGAGAGTCGAACCTCTCCCTCCTAGAAGGGGTCAGTGGGTCCCCCCACGATGGAGAAGATTTAACCAGCGGAGCCACCGTGGCCGGTGGTACGTATTTCGTTTTTGAGTGCATGGCTCGGTTTATTCACAAGAGAGAATTATATAGCAGGCCGTATACATTGTTCAACCGTTTTCCTAATAGTTTAAACTTTAATTAGGAAAGGGAAACATTGTGCCTAAATACAATATGCTTGCATTGGCTAATTCAGGaagttccttttctttctttttttttggtctgcaGGAAGTTCCTTTTCAGAAGGTTGTAGACATGTTCGGTTgtaaaaaagcatttttggtgaacattttcaatggaaaatctAAGGATACTGTTTAATGTTTttacattttcacttttttattttggaaatgttttcttatattttatttgtcaATCCGCACTAGCATCTCCCTTGATTTGGAGAACATGGAATGTAGCTATTTGTTATCCTCCAAGTGCTTTCATGGAATTCAAAAAGactattataatttattttcattttccaaataacAAGTGAAAATTCTCCCTGACATGATGCACCTTATGCAATCATTTTCAAGTCGAACACAGGTTTTTGGCGTTGCACCTCAGCTCTTCCGTTAGCCACCATCGCACGCCATTGCTACCCGCACATCTCCGGCTCCACCTCCCCTCCCCCGTTGCTAATTCCCCCCTCTCTCCACACTCACAATGAAGTCATCAGAGGTAGCCAACCAGTccagagagagatagagagaggcgGAGGTGGACAGCATAGAGTAATAGGCGGGGACGAATATGTAGCTATGGGCCGGCAGCGAAGGAGAGGCGgcaaagggaaggagagagagaaagggggcaTCGGGATTTCTAGGTTTTTGTAGTAGATTCGCCTAAATTGTCACGCCACTTTAGTAAATTTGAGACGATTAGGCAGGGTACAGTTATTCCCTTAGAGGGAGAGAATTCTAATGCAGTCCAACTTTTACACTTCTCCATGTGATCGCACCGGGCTTTATCCACAACCATGGTGATGGACGAGAGGACAGAGAGAGCTAGGCTGTAAGATTGAAGAGCCTCTAAAATACCATAGTAGTTCTGACCAACTAAAGAGCTCGCAATGCATTCCATTGACGCCTCGACCATTCAAATTGTGCAAACTACATGCCCACTTAtcaatctttttgtttctttattggtCTTGCTGACTCAGTCTCGATCTGCAGCCTTTGTGTTGGGCTAGTGGAGCAATATAATATGCATGGTACCACGTTTGGAGGAAA
This genomic stretch from Eucalyptus grandis isolate ANBG69807.140 chromosome 3, ASM1654582v1, whole genome shotgun sequence harbors:
- the LOC104436551 gene encoding LOW QUALITY PROTEIN: protein DETOXIFICATION 51-like (The sequence of the model RefSeq protein was modified relative to this genomic sequence to represent the inferred CDS: inserted 1 base in 1 codon) — protein: MCNPGTSVATAEKATQLPPPTHLLLDLLSLPAGKQEESPEPERAAQPPPPLPQTHLLLDLLSLPGVKQEESPEPDEATTSFPSVAEARSLLALALPIALTALILYSRSALSMIFLGRLGDTELAAGSLAIAFANITGYSVLSGLALGMEPLCSQAFGARRPKLLAVTLHRSVVFLLACSVPISLLWLNMQRVLIYLRQDPSITRIAHTYLLFSLPDLLTNSFLHPIRIYLRAQGITHPLTLASLLGTIFHVPVNLFLVRRLRLGVAGVAAGSAASNAFALIALVVYVWAARLHEPTWRSPGWDCFAGWRPLLRLAGPSCVSVCLEWWWYEIMIVLCGLLADPKSAVAAMGILIQTTSLLYVFPSSLGFAVSTRVGNELGADRPAGARLSSAVAGALAAGMGMCAAAFSWAMRDTWGRMFTQDETILRLVSAALPILGLCELGNCPQTVGCGVLRGCARPCTAANVNLGAFYLVGMPAAIGLGFXVGVGFCGLWVGLLSAQVCCAGLMLYVVGTTDWGFQAKRAQMLTCNGCGDGGLGRSLDDEKQPLICDDEETPSR